The Pseudonocardia broussonetiae DNA segment CTACCGCGTCGCCGCGCGGGCCGGGAGGGTGCGCGCGCTGGAGTGGGCGATGACCGGCGAGCGGGTGCCGGCCGCGGAGATGGAGCGGTGCGGCGTCGTCAACCGGGTCGTGCCCGACGACGAGCTCCTCGACACCGCCACCGCGTTCGCGCGCCGCCTCGCCGGGGGCCCGACGAAGGCGCACGCGGCGCACAAGGCGCTGCTGCGGACCTGGGAGACCGGTGGCACCGCGGCCGCCGACGACGTCATGTTCGACGTCGCCCTCCCGCTCTGGGACACCGAGGACACCGCGATGGCCATCCCGACGGCCGTCGAGGCGCTGCGCTCGGGCAGCCCGCGCCCCCGCATGGCCTACCAGGGCCGCTGAGAGGAGACGACCGATGACGACGCTGTCCTACGCCGTGCACGTCACCCCCGGGATCCCGACGGCGATCCCCGACCTGCCGCCCGACCTCGACCGCCGCTGGTGGTCGCCCATCTCCGCGACCCTGGTCTCGGGCGAGCGCGACGCCGTCCTCGTCGACGCGTTCCTCACCGTCGAGCAGGCCACCGAGCTCGCCGCGTGGGTCGCGGCGTCGGGCAAGGACCTGACGACGATCTACATCACGCACGGACACGGCGACCACTGGTTCGGCCTGGCCACGCTGCTCGACCGCTTCCCCACCGCGCGCGCGGTGGCGACGCCCCGCACCGTGGCCCACGCGGAGGGGCAGGGCGCCCCGGAGTTCGTGGAGTCGTTCTGGCGCACGCGGTTCCCGGGCCAGGTGCCCGACCGGCTGGTCCTGCCCGAGCCGCTCGACGGCGACGTGATCGAGCTGGAGGGCGAGGAGCTGCGGATCGTCGACCTCGGCCACACCGACACCGACGACACGACCGCGCTGCACGTGCCGTCGCTGGGCCTCGTGGTCGCCGGCGACGCGGCCTACGACGACGTGCACCTCTACCTGGCCGAGTCGCCGGCGGTGGGGCGCAAGGCCTGGCTCGCCGCGCTCGACGTCCTCGAGGACCTGCGGCCCACCGCGGTGGTCGCCGGGCACAAGCGCGCGGGGCTGCCCGACGACCCCGCGGTGATCGACCGGACGCGGCGCTACATCCTCGACTTCGAGGAGCTGCTCGCCGCCGGTCCCACCACCGAGGAGCTCTACCGCGGGCTGCTGGAGCGCCACCCCGGCCGGGTCAACCCGGGTGCGGCGTGGGGGTCGGCGCGGTCGGCGACGGGCTGAGCCCGGCCAGCGCGGTCGTCGTCCGCAGCAGCCACGCCTCGTACTGCGCGGGCGTCCAGCCGTGCAGGCGGGTCGTGAGCAGGTAGGTCTCGGCCGCGACCAGGACGGTCGCGGTGTCGGCGAGGGCCTCGACGTCGCAGGGGCCGGGGAGCAGGCCGTCCTGCGCCAGCCGCGTCCAGAACGCGTGCGAGGCGTGGCGGGTGTGCGCGCGGGCCTGCTCCCAGAACCCGGCGATCAGCGGCTCGACGGCGGCCGCCTGCTGCGCCACCGCGAACAGCGCCCCGGCCCGCTCGACGATCTCCCGCGCCGCCGCGGCGTGCGCGGCCAGCCGCTCGGCGGCCGTGGGAGCGGTGAGCGCGGTCCGCATCCGGTCGCGGCCGAGCACGTCGACCGGCTCGGCGTCACCCACCACCGCCTGGTCGACGACCCGTCCCAGCAGCTCGGCCTTGCCCCCGAAGCGCACGTACACCGTGCGCGCGCCCACCCCGGCCGCCGCGGCGACGTCGGCCAGCGTGGTGCCGGCGTAGCCGCGCTCGACGAACAGCCGCGCGGCCGCGGCGACCACCTTCGCCTCGGTGGCGGCGATCCGGGTCGCGCTCGCGCGGTCGCGTCCGGTCGGCGTCTTGACGGGCTCGTCCACGAGATGCAGTCTAACTGCATTCTGCAGTCCCACTGCAATGGGAGGCTCCCATGGACGTGTCCACGGCTCCGGTGCTCGCCGGCGTCCACCACCTCAAGCTGCCCGTCTCCGACCTCGACCGCTCGCTCGACTGGTACGTGACCCGTCTCGGCTACCGGCTGCAGCAGGACTGGTTCGACGACGGGGTGCGCACGGGCGTCGGCATGACCCACCCCGCGGGCGGCCCGGACCTCGCGCTGCGCCACGACCCGGCGCGCGCCCGGGCCTCGGCCGGCTTCGACTTCTTCGCGATCGGCGTGCCCGACGAGGCCGCGATCCGCTCCCTCGCCGCCCGCCTCACCGCCCTGGGCGAGGAGCACGCGGGCGTGCACCTCGCGACGTTCGGCTGGATCCTGCCGCTGCTGCACGACCCCGACGGCCACGAGGTGCGCTTCTACACGACCGAGCACCACACCGACGTCACGTCGGTCCCCGAGGTGCACGACGCCGTGCGCACCGCGGCGCGGCGGGAGGCCTCGATCGCGCGGTCGGGGAAGGGGGCGGATTGAGTGCCACCACGGATGCCGCGGACGCCTCGGGTTCCTACCGTCTACGACCATGAGCAGCGCACCGGGCACGCAGGCCACCACCACCGCGGCGACGCGCGGGGCCGCGGCCGTCCCGGTGCTGATCGGAGCGGTGGCCGGCCTCGCCTGGGCCACCGCACTGCGCGGGCTGATGGTGCAGGTCGCGGGCCCGGAGTCGACCGTGGAGTGGGGCGGCACCGTCGGCGGGATCCTGCTGCCCGGTCTCGTCGCCGGCGCGCTGCTCGGCGCGGCCGAGCACCTGCGCCGCACCGGCCACCCGCACCGCGGGTGGCTGGCCCTCGCCCCGCTCGCGTTCGTGGTCGCGACCCCCGGTGTCCTCGTCTCGGTAATCACCGACGGCGGCATCGGCGGCGGCGCGATCGCCCTGCCGCTGCTCGGGATCGCGGGCGGGTGGGCGCTGGGCGGGCGCGGGCCGGTCGCGGCACGGGTCGTCGCCGGCGCGCTGCCGGTGGCCGGGGCGGTCGGCTGGGCGGTCGGCGCCCCCGCCATCGCCCCGGCGCTCGCCGTCACGACCGCCCGCGGGGCGTGGGTGGCGGTGCTGTTCGCCGCGCTGCTGGCCGTGCAGTCGCTGGGCTGCGCGGTCCCGCACCGGCCGGCGGGCGGGCCGCTCGTGCCGAGCGCGCGGGCGGCGGCCGTGATCGGCGCGGTCTGCGGGCTGGCGTGGGCGGCCGGGCTGCGCTCGCTGATGGTGGAGATCGCGGAGCCCGGGCCATCGCACGTCTCGTGGGCGGGGACGTTCGCCGGGATCCTGCTCCCGGGGCTCGTCGTCGGCGTCCTGCTCGGCCGCGCGCCGCACCGCCGTGGCCCCGGCCGGCTCCGCGGGGGGCGCGGGCGGTCGGCGGTCGGGGTGGTCGCCGGGGCCGCGGCCGCGGGCGTCGTGATCGCCGGTGGCCTGGGCGGCGGCGCGCTCGCCGTGGTCCTGTGCGGCCTGGCGGGCGGGTACGCGCTGGCCGGGTCCGGGCGCCCCGCGTTCCGGGTGGCGGCGGGCCTGCTGCCGGTGGCCGTCGTCGTCGCGTGGTCGGTGGCCACCGCGGTGGTGGGGCTCGACGAGCCCGGCACCGGCGCCCGCGGGGCCTGGGTCGCCGCCCTGCTCGCCTCGCACCTGGCCGTGCTCGCCCTGGCGTGCGCGCTCCCGTACCGGCGGCACCGGGCCCCGCTCGCCTGACGGCCGGCCCGACCACCCCCACCGTCAGACGACGTGCCGCCCGGCGGCGTGGTGGCCCATCCGGTCGCGCTTGGTGCGCAGGTAGCGCACGTTGTGCGGGTTCTCGGCCACCGGCAGCGCCACCCGGCCGACGATCTCCAGGCCGTGCCCGCCCAGCCCGCCGTACTTCGCCGGGTTGTTGGTGATCAGCCGGATCCGGCGGACGCCGAGGTCGGTGAGGATCTGCGCGCCCGTGCCGTAGCTGCGCGAGTCGACGGGCAGGCCCTGCGCGGTGTTGGCGTCGACGGTGTCGAGGCCCTCCTCCTGCAGCGCGTACGCGCGGATCTTGTGCGCGAGCCCGATCCCGCGGCCCTCGTGCCCGCGCAGGTACACCACGGCGCCGCAGCCCTCCTCGGCGATCGCGCGCAGCGCCTGCTCGAGCTGGGCGCCGCAGTCGCAGCGCAGCGAGCCGAGGATGTCGCCGGTGAGGCACTCGCTGTGCACGCGGATCAGGGCGCCGCGCTCGGTCGCGCCCGCGGCGGCCACGTCGCCCAGGACGAGCGCGAGGTGCTCGGTGCCGTCGAGCGCGGAGCGGTAGGCGGCGGCGCGGAAGTCGCCGAACACCGTCGGCATCGCCGACGTCGCGACGTGCTCGACGAGCTGCTCGGTGGCCCGGCGGTGGCGCACGAGGTCGGCGACGGCGAGCACCGGCAGGTCGTGCTCCGCGGCGAACGCGCGCAGCTCCTCGCCGCGGGCCATCGACCCGTCCGCCGCGACGATCTCCCCGATGACGGCGACGGGCACCTGCCCGGCCAGCCCCATCAGGTCGACGGCGGCCTCGGTGTGCCCGGCGCGCTCCAGCACGCCGCCCGCGCGGGCGCGCAGCGGGAACACGTGCCCGGGACGGCGCAGCTCGTCGGGCCGGGTGGCGGGGTCGGCGAGCGCGCGCAGGGTGCGGGCGCGGTCGGCGGCGGAGACGCCGGTGCCGCTGTCGAGGTGGTCGACGGTGACGGTGAACGCGGTGCCGTGGGCGTCGGTGTTGTCGGCGACCATCTGCGGCAGGTGCAGCGCCTCGACCCGCTCGGCGGGCATCGGCGCGCAGACGATGCCGGTCGTGTGCCGCACGACGAACGCCACCTGCTCCGCCGTCACGGTCGCGGCGGCGAGCACGAGGTCGCCCTCGTCCTCGCGGTCGGCGTCGTCGACGACGACGACCATCCGGCCCGCGGCCAGCGCCGCGACCGCGCGCTGCACCGCCCCGGTGGCCGGCAGCTCGGTGATCGTCGTCCCGTGGTCGTCGGTCGTGGGTGTCATCGGCACTCCTCGTCGGGGTCGTTCCGGGCGACGCTACGAGCCGCGCGGGCCCGCCTCTATCCGCGCATCGCGCCGCTCCATCCGTTCCGCGAAGCGCCGTGCGCGGCCGTCGGTGCGCGGCTATCACCCTGCGATCCGCGGATAGCGCGGGCGCCGCGACCGCCCCTAGCGTCGGCCGGCATGGACGAGACGATCGAGGCACCGGCCGCCGTGGAGCCCGGACGCATGCGGGAGGTCCTCGGGCACTTCGCCTCGGGGATCGTCGTGGTGACCGCGACGGGCCCGGACGGCCCGGTCGGCTTCACCTGCCAGTCGTTCGCGTCGCTGTCGCTCGACCCGCCGCTCGTCAGCTTCTGCCCGGCCCGGACGTCGTCGACGTGGCCGCGGATCCGGGAGATCGGCCGGTTCTGCGTCAACGTGCTCGCCGACGACCACCGCGAGCTGAGCACCGCGTTCGCGCGCTCGGGCACCGACAAGTTCGCCGGGGTGCCGTGGACGCCGTCGACGTCCGGGGCGCCCGTCCTCGACGGCGTCTGCGCCTGGATCGACTGCGCGCTCGCCGACGAGTACGACGGCGGCGACCACACCATCGTCCTGGGCCGCGTGCACGACCTCGGCGCCGACGCCGCCCGGCTCCCGCTGCTGTTCCACCGCGGCGCCTACGGCATCGCGGCGGGACGCGGGGAGTCCGAGGAGTCCTAGGCGCGCAGCGTGTCGCGCGGCAGCTCGCCGAACCGCTCGCGGTACTGCTGGGCGAACCGGCTCTGGTGCAGGAAGCCCCAGCGGACCGCGACGTCGGTGACGAGCGTGACCGACGGGTCGCTGCGCAGCAGCTCCGCGCGCACGTGGTCGAGCCGGATCCGGCGCAGGTGGCTCATCGGGGACTCGCCCAGCGCCTGCTGGAACGACGCGTGCAGCGTGCGCACGCTCATGCAGCCCACGCGGGCCAGCTCCTGCGGGGTCAGCGGCTCGTCGGCGTGCTGCTCCATGTAGTCCAGGACGGGCTGCAGCCGGCCGTGGCGCAGGGGCTCGGCGGGCGCGCGCAGGTCGTCGCTGTACTGGTGGCGACCGGTGTGCAGCAGCTGCGTCATCACGAACGCCTCGAACTGCTCGCGGGCCAGCGGGAGCTCGGCCAGGCCGCCGGGGCGGTCGAGCTCGCGGGCCAGGAACTCGACCGAGGACAGCAGCGTGGTGCCCTGCCCGGTCGAGAGGTCGAGCGCGAAGTCGAAGTCGACGATGTCGGTCACCGGCCGCCCGAGCAGGTCGCCCAGGTGCGTCTCCAGGCTGCGGCGCGGGATCTTGAGGATGAGCTGCTCGGCGTCGGGCGACCAGCGCACGGTGTTGCGCTGGTCGGGCGCGAGCACGATCCCGCTGCGCCCGCCGTGGGTGGAGGCGCGCCCGCCGTCGGTGCGGTCGGCGTCGGTGCGGCCCGCGACGGTGAGGTTGACGTGGTAGTTGTCCTCGGTCGCGGGCATCACGAGCTTGGCCGCGGACCGGTAGGTGAGGTAGCCCAGCGTGAAGCGCCGGTCGGTGACGGCGTTGAGCGTCATCTCGAGGTGGTCGGTGGGGGCCGTCAGCTCGTGCTCGAGGTAGATGCGGGTGACGGCGTCGCGCGCCTCGTCGAGGCTCCGGGTGCCCAGCACCGGGAACCGTGTCAGCAGTGCAGGGGGACCGGTCTCCATCGCCGTGCGACACCTCCCCGTGTCCGCCTCGTCCGGAGCGTAGGACGAGACGGAGGTCATGGCCAGCCGCTGAGCGCAGGCCGGTATCCGCAGGGTGCGGCCGTGGAGCGCGGGCGGCGGTTCTGCACGGAGCGGATCGAGGGCCGCCGCGCGCGGATATCGCGGCCGGTCCCGCCGTCCCTAGCGTCGGCCGCCACCAGCCGACGACGAGGGAGAGGTCGATGACGACCACCGCACCACCAGCGCTCGAGGAGCTCAAGCTCTTCATCCACGGGAAGTCGGTGGACGCCCGCTCGGGGCGCACCTTCGAGACCCAGAACCCCTACACCGGGCAGCCCTGGGCCCGGCTCGCCGACGGCGGGCCCGACGACGTCGACGAGGCCGTCGCGTCCGCCCGCGCCGCCTTCGAGGGCGAGTGGGGCGCGATGACCGGCTTCGCCCGCGCCGCGGTCCTGCGCCGCTGCGGCGACGCGATCGCGGCCAACGCCGAGCGGCTCGCGCGCCTGGAGGTCAACGACTCCGGGAAGCTCTACCGCGAGATGATCGGGCAGCTCAACGCCCTGCCGCAGTGGTACTACTACTTCTCCGGGCTGGCCGACAAGATCGAGGGGCGCACCGTCCCGCCGGTCAACCCGAACTACTTCGGCTACACCCGGCGCGAGCCGATCGGCGTCGTCGGGGCGATCACGCCGTGGAACTCGCCGCTGCTGCTGCTCACGTTCAAGCTGGCCCCGGCGCTGGCCGCGGGCTGCACCATGGTCGTGAAGCCGTCCGAGCACGCGCCCGCCTCGACCGTCGCGTTCGCGCAGATCCTGCACGAGGCCGGGCTCCCGGCGGGCGTGCTCAACGTCGTCACCGGCTGGGACCGCTCCACCGGCGAGGCCCTGGCGAGCCACGAGGGCGTCGACAAGATCGCGTTCACCGGCTCGTCGGCGACCGGCGCGAAGGTCGCGCAGGCCGCGGTGGCCAACTTCAACCGGGTCACCCTGGAGCTGGGCGGCAAGAGCCCGCAGATCGTCTTCCCCGACGCCGACCTCGACGCCGCGGCCAACGGGCTCGTCGCCGGCGTGTTCGCCGCGACCGGGCAGACCTGCATGGCCGGCTCCCGGCTGATCGTGCACGCCGACGTGCACGACGAGCTCGTGGCGAAGGTCGTCGCGCGGGCGGAGTCGATCGTGCTCGGCGACCCCAACGAGGCCGCCACCGAGATGGGGCCCGTCGCGAACCGGCCGCAGTACGAGAAGGTGCTCGGCTACCTGCAGGGCGCCGCCGCCGAGGGCGCCGTGTTCGCCTGCGGGGGAGAGCCCGACGCCGAGCGCGGCGGGCTGTTCGTCAAGCCGACCGTCGTCACCGGCGTGACGCCGGAGAACACCATCGTCCGCGAGGAGGTGTTCGGGCCGGTGCTGGCCGCGTACACGTTCACCGACGAGGACGAGGCGCTGAAGCTCGCCAACGACACGCCCTACGGCCTGGCCGGGGCGGTGTGGACCAAGGACGTGCACCGCGCGCACCGCGTCGCCGCGAAGCTCCGCGCCGGCACGATCTGGATCAACGCCTACCGCGTCATCGCGCCCAACATGCCCTTCGGCGGCTTCGGGGCCAGCGGCATCGGCCGGGAGAACGGCATCGACGCGATCGGTGAGTACACGGAGAACAAGTCGGTGTTCGTCGAGCTCACCGGCGGCACGCGCGACCCGTTCCAGCTCGGCTGAGCACCCTCCCCCCGCGCCCCTTCCCGCACACCAGGAGACCGCCATGACCGTCACCGCCAACGAGCGCCTCGGCCTCGCACCCACCGACCCCCGCCCGCCCGCCGAGACGCAGCCCGCGGCCGACCGCACCGAGACCAACCCGCTGTTCGGCGACCAGAAGATGAAGCTGGGCCTGTTCGGGACCAACTGCTCCTACGGCCTGATCATGAGCCACGCGCCCAGCAGCTACGAGATCACCTGGGAGCACACCAAGGAGATCGCGCAGCGCGCCGACCGGCTCGGGTTCGACGTGCTCGTCCCCGTCGCCCGCTGGAAGGGCTTCGGCGGGTCCACGAACTTCAACGGCAACTGCTTCGAGACCTACACCTGGGCCGCCGGGGTCGCCGAGGCGACCGAGCGGATCGCGATCGCCGCGACCTCCCACCTGCCGACGATGCACCCGATCGTCGCGGCCAAGCAGGCCACGACGGTCGACCGGATCTCCGGGGGCCGCTTCGCGCTGAACATGGTCATGGGCTGGGTGCCGCCGGAGATGGAGATGTTCGGCTCCGAGCAGCGCGAGCACGACGAGCGCTACGCCTACGGGCAGGAGTGGCTCGACTTCGTGAACAAGCTCTGGACCGAGCAGGGGACGTTCGGCATCCACTCGACGTACTTCGACGCGGAGCTGCTCGAGGCCTACCCGAAGCCGCACCAGGGCCCGCGGCCCGCGCTGATCAACGCGGGCAACTCGCCGTCGGGCATCGAGTTCTCGGCGCGCAACGTCGACTTCAACTTCGCCTCGCTGGACACCCTGGAGAACATCAAGGGGTACACGACCAAGCTCAAGGCGAAGGCGCGCGAGGAGTACCAGCGCGAGATCCACGCGATGACCTACGGCCTGGTCGTCTGCCGCGACACCGAGGAGGAGGCGAAGCGGGCGTTCCAGCAGGTCGTCGACGAGGGCGACTGGGGCGCGGCCGGCAACGTCATCAAGATCGCCGGGTCGGGCGCGAGCCAGTCGTTCGACCACGCCGTCAAGGAGATGCAGGAGCGCTTCATCGCCGGCTGGGGCGGCTACCCGATCGTCGGCACGCCCGAGCAGGTCACCGAGGAGCTCGGCCGGCTCAACGAGGCCGGCATGGAGGGCATGATCTTCGGGCTCATCGACTACAACGAGGAGCTCAAGTACTTCGGCGACGAGGTCATGCCCCTGCTCAAGCAGGCGGGCCTACGGCACTGACCTCCTGCGCCGCCGTGACGTCGGGCGCGGCGCCGACCGGCCGGCTGACCAGCACCACGGTCGTGCCGGCGGTGCCGCGCTGGATGTGCATCTCCTCCATGCACCCGCTCATCACGGCCAGGCCGTGGCCGCGGGTGTGGGCGGGCGGGGTGGCGGGCTGGTGGGCGCCCCAGCGGCCGCGGTCGAGCACCGTGGCCACGACGCGGCGCGCGCCGGCCGTGCGGCGGATCCAGGCGTGCAGGGTGACGGTCCCGGCCGTGCCCGGGTGGTAGGCGTGGTCGACGACGTTGGCGACGGCCTCGTTGACGGCCAGCTCCACGTCCTCGGCCTCGTCCTCGGGCCAACCCTGTCCGTTCAGCCAGGTGCGCACCAGCTTGCGCACGGGGCGCAGCGACGCGGCGTCGGCGGGCAGCACGGTCATGAGGTCGCCGGGGTGCTCGGGTCGGACGGCGCGGGGCTCGTCGATGGTGGTCATGCCTCTCCTCGCGGCCGCTCTGCTGGACCGCGGCAGCAGTATCCCCCGAGGCGGGGCCGCCGCGCACCGGCGGACCGGGATCACACAGGGGGGGGCGGGCCTCCCGCGTCATCCCGGCCGGGTCCCGGACTCCGACGGATCCGTCCGGTCGAGTGACGGTGCGTCGCAGGGCCGGTGGGACTCACCCCGTAGGGCTACGCTCCGCGCTCCGTGAGTGTCTGTGGAAAGGGGCGGGCATGAGCGCCGCGCACCCCGATCCGCCGCACGAGGGCCCGATCCTGGACCTCGTGCCGATCGTGCGACGGGTGGTGGGGGCGCGGATCGCCGACGCCGCGACCCGCGAGGACATCGTGCAGGAGACGCTGGCCCGGGTCGTGGCCTCGCGCTCGCGGATCGAGAACGACTCGCTCGTCCCGTACGCGGTGACGATCGCACGCAACCTGATCGCCTCGCTGGTGCAGCGCGAGCAGCGGGACCGGCGCAGCGCGCACCTGCTGGCCGACACCGACGACACCGAGCCCCGCCCCGACGAGGAGCTGCTGCGCCAGGAGGAGGCGTCGACCGTCGCCACCGCCATCGCCCGGCTCCCGGAGGAGGAACGGGCGATCCTGCTGGCGCACGAGGTCGACGGCACGGACACGGCCACGCTCGCGGCCGACCGCGGCTCGACGCCGGGCGCGATCGCCGCCCAGCTGAGCCGGACGCGCTCGCGGCTGCGCGTGGAGTACCTCGTCACGCAGAGCGGGTCCGAGCCGCCCACCGACCGGTGCCTTCCGGTGCTGGTCGCCGTGTCGTCGGGGGACCGGCGACGCCGCCGCGAGCTCGACGCCGACGGCCACCTCCTGTCCTGCGACTTCTGCAGCAGGCTGGCCCCGGGGCTCGTCCCGCCGCGGGCGCGCCGCCCGGCGACCGACGACACCCGCGTCCCCGTGCGCGAGGACGCCGACGTGGTGCTCGTCCGCCAGAAGGGCCGCGAGGTGGCCGCCGCCGCCGGGTT contains these protein-coding regions:
- a CDS encoding MBL fold metallo-hydrolase, which produces MTTLSYAVHVTPGIPTAIPDLPPDLDRRWWSPISATLVSGERDAVLVDAFLTVEQATELAAWVAASGKDLTTIYITHGHGDHWFGLATLLDRFPTARAVATPRTVAHAEGQGAPEFVESFWRTRFPGQVPDRLVLPEPLDGDVIELEGEELRIVDLGHTDTDDTTALHVPSLGLVVAGDAAYDDVHLYLAESPAVGRKAWLAALDVLEDLRPTAVVAGHKRAGLPDDPAVIDRTRRYILDFEELLAAGPTTEELYRGLLERHPGRVNPGAAWGSARSATG
- a CDS encoding sigma-70 family RNA polymerase sigma factor, whose protein sequence is MSAAHPDPPHEGPILDLVPIVRRVVGARIADAATREDIVQETLARVVASRSRIENDSLVPYAVTIARNLIASLVQREQRDRRSAHLLADTDDTEPRPDEELLRQEEASTVATAIARLPEEERAILLAHEVDGTDTATLAADRGSTPGAIAAQLSRTRSRLRVEYLVTQSGSEPPTDRCLPVLVAVSSGDRRRRRELDADGHLLSCDFCSRLAPGLVPPRARRPATDDTRVPVREDADVVLVRQKGREVAAAAGFSGTDLTVIATAISEIARNIVKFAVRGEFVFSVLEEEEAGGRTGVRVVARDSGPGIRDVAQALEDGYSTYRGLGLGLPGARRLMDEFEVVSEVGRGTTVTMTKWRR
- a CDS encoding aldehyde dehydrogenase, yielding MTTTAPPALEELKLFIHGKSVDARSGRTFETQNPYTGQPWARLADGGPDDVDEAVASARAAFEGEWGAMTGFARAAVLRRCGDAIAANAERLARLEVNDSGKLYREMIGQLNALPQWYYYFSGLADKIEGRTVPPVNPNYFGYTRREPIGVVGAITPWNSPLLLLTFKLAPALAAGCTMVVKPSEHAPASTVAFAQILHEAGLPAGVLNVVTGWDRSTGEALASHEGVDKIAFTGSSATGAKVAQAAVANFNRVTLELGGKSPQIVFPDADLDAAANGLVAGVFAATGQTCMAGSRLIVHADVHDELVAKVVARAESIVLGDPNEAATEMGPVANRPQYEKVLGYLQGAAAEGAVFACGGEPDAERGGLFVKPTVVTGVTPENTIVREEVFGPVLAAYTFTDEDEALKLANDTPYGLAGAVWTKDVHRAHRVAAKLRAGTIWINAYRVIAPNMPFGGFGASGIGRENGIDAIGEYTENKSVFVELTGGTRDPFQLG
- a CDS encoding helix-turn-helix domain-containing protein — translated: METGPPALLTRFPVLGTRSLDEARDAVTRIYLEHELTAPTDHLEMTLNAVTDRRFTLGYLTYRSAAKLVMPATEDNYHVNLTVAGRTDADRTDGGRASTHGGRSGIVLAPDQRNTVRWSPDAEQLILKIPRRSLETHLGDLLGRPVTDIVDFDFALDLSTGQGTTLLSSVEFLARELDRPGGLAELPLAREQFEAFVMTQLLHTGRHQYSDDLRAPAEPLRHGRLQPVLDYMEQHADEPLTPQELARVGCMSVRTLHASFQQALGESPMSHLRRIRLDHVRAELLRSDPSVTLVTDVAVRWGFLHQSRFAQQYRERFGELPRDTLRA
- a CDS encoding TetR/AcrR family transcriptional regulator; translation: MDEPVKTPTGRDRASATRIAATEAKVVAAAARLFVERGYAGTTLADVAAAAGVGARTVYVRFGGKAELLGRVVDQAVVGDAEPVDVLGRDRMRTALTAPTAAERLAAHAAAAREIVERAGALFAVAQQAAAVEPLIAGFWEQARAHTRHASHAFWTRLAQDGLLPGPCDVEALADTATVLVAAETYLLTTRLHGWTPAQYEAWLLRTTTALAGLSPSPTAPTPTPHPG
- a CDS encoding flavin reductase family protein, with the protein product MDETIEAPAAVEPGRMREVLGHFASGIVVVTATGPDGPVGFTCQSFASLSLDPPLVSFCPARTSSTWPRIREIGRFCVNVLADDHRELSTAFARSGTDKFAGVPWTPSTSGAPVLDGVCAWIDCALADEYDGGDHTIVLGRVHDLGADAARLPLLFHRGAYGIAAGRGESEES
- a CDS encoding LLM class flavin-dependent oxidoreductase translates to MTVTANERLGLAPTDPRPPAETQPAADRTETNPLFGDQKMKLGLFGTNCSYGLIMSHAPSSYEITWEHTKEIAQRADRLGFDVLVPVARWKGFGGSTNFNGNCFETYTWAAGVAEATERIAIAATSHLPTMHPIVAAKQATTVDRISGGRFALNMVMGWVPPEMEMFGSEQREHDERYAYGQEWLDFVNKLWTEQGTFGIHSTYFDAELLEAYPKPHQGPRPALINAGNSPSGIEFSARNVDFNFASLDTLENIKGYTTKLKAKAREEYQREIHAMTYGLVVCRDTEEEAKRAFQQVVDEGDWGAAGNVIKIAGSGASQSFDHAVKEMQERFIAGWGGYPIVGTPEQVTEELGRLNEAGMEGMIFGLIDYNEELKYFGDEVMPLLKQAGLRH
- a CDS encoding bifunctional 3,4-dihydroxy-2-butanone-4-phosphate synthase/GTP cyclohydrolase II: MTPTTDDHGTTITELPATGAVQRAVAALAAGRMVVVVDDADREDEGDLVLAAATVTAEQVAFVVRHTTGIVCAPMPAERVEALHLPQMVADNTDAHGTAFTVTVDHLDSGTGVSAADRARTLRALADPATRPDELRRPGHVFPLRARAGGVLERAGHTEAAVDLMGLAGQVPVAVIGEIVAADGSMARGEELRAFAAEHDLPVLAVADLVRHRRATEQLVEHVATSAMPTVFGDFRAAAYRSALDGTEHLALVLGDVAAAGATERGALIRVHSECLTGDILGSLRCDCGAQLEQALRAIAEEGCGAVVYLRGHEGRGIGLAHKIRAYALQEEGLDTVDANTAQGLPVDSRSYGTGAQILTDLGVRRIRLITNNPAKYGGLGGHGLEIVGRVALPVAENPHNVRYLRTKRDRMGHHAAGRHVV
- a CDS encoding ATP-binding protein; translated protein: MTTIDEPRAVRPEHPGDLMTVLPADAASLRPVRKLVRTWLNGQGWPEDEAEDVELAVNEAVANVVDHAYHPGTAGTVTLHAWIRRTAGARRVVATVLDRGRWGAHQPATPPAHTRGHGLAVMSGCMEEMHIQRGTAGTTVVLVSRPVGAAPDVTAAQEVSAVGPPA
- a CDS encoding VOC family protein; the encoded protein is MDVSTAPVLAGVHHLKLPVSDLDRSLDWYVTRLGYRLQQDWFDDGVRTGVGMTHPAGGPDLALRHDPARARASAGFDFFAIGVPDEAAIRSLAARLTALGEEHAGVHLATFGWILPLLHDPDGHEVRFYTTEHHTDVTSVPEVHDAVRTAARREASIARSGKGAD